From Spirosoma aerolatum, one genomic window encodes:
- a CDS encoding efflux RND transporter permease subunit — MNFVQASLKYRQVTLSVLLLVFALGVYSLLTMPRREDPKITVRQGLVLAFYPGANSAQVEDQVTKKLEQYLFQFEEVRKDKTYSTTRDGAVVVNVELGEKVKNPDVFWSKLRHQLLVVKSLELPQGVRGPIVNSDFGDTEALVIGIESDQASFSQLKQYAQKLEDNLRTIPAVSKIKRVGDQQEQILVSSNSEKLAQYGVDIQQVVKLLQSQNSIGATGAIDTETQKAPLYTSGYFTKENEIANQIVGASKSGALVRLGDIATIQRDYAEPTSKITVNGHKSVILTVQMHEGNNIVDFGKAVDKKIAETTKLFPADVKLTTIVNQPQVVNNNVSHFIDEFFLAIFSVVIVVVLLLPFRIASVAAMAIPVTVAVTFALMHAFGIELHQVSLAALIVVLGMVVDDAIVIADNYVELLDAGVDRWTAAWRSASDLVVPVLAATVTIIASFMPMILLTGSVGEFINALPWTVAIALASSFIVAMVLTPLLCYVFIKKGLHDPNAEAGPKKTSLLDRMQNGYNAALDWAIRHPKLTIGLSLITIVFAGLLYTGGVRQKFFPAAERNQFVVELWMPTSTSLDKTEAAIRKVEKLVREDKRVTSFATFVGTSAPRFYYNFSPEVPVSNYAQILVNTTDEHTTETLSDELQEKVGSIIPEGRPQIKLLQQGQPLKAPVEVRIIGDDINRLKSIGQEVENIVKKAPGSALVRNDFQEDYYGISIQLKDEANRLGFTTSSISQMIYTGFSGAPITTLYEGNNAIDVVFRLDKQNRETTDDLGNTYLSSPITDGRVPLRQIADLVPKWQTGRIMHRNGVRTLTVQSETSHGVLPAELLKTIRPAIDTLQLPAGYRIEYGGEFANKQETFNQMITVLVISLVLIFFILLFQFRNLKEAAIVMLTIPLSLFGALFGLYITGNNFGFTAFVGLVSLSGIVVRNAIILVDHTNELMHHGMDIRTAAIESGKRRLRPIFLTASAAAIGVLPMILSGSPMWSPLASVIAVGVLWSMVMALLTVPVLYISWIRPADKKDILAVQNQPVSHEV, encoded by the coding sequence ATGAATTTCGTCCAAGCTTCTTTAAAATATAGACAGGTTACTCTGTCGGTGTTACTGCTGGTATTTGCGCTGGGTGTGTACTCACTCCTGACCATGCCCCGTCGCGAAGACCCCAAGATTACGGTCCGTCAGGGCTTGGTGCTGGCCTTTTATCCGGGTGCCAACTCCGCACAGGTCGAAGACCAGGTGACCAAAAAGCTGGAGCAGTACCTGTTTCAGTTTGAGGAAGTCCGCAAGGATAAAACCTACTCGACCACTCGCGACGGTGCGGTGGTGGTGAATGTCGAACTGGGAGAGAAAGTCAAAAATCCAGATGTGTTCTGGAGCAAATTGCGCCACCAACTGCTGGTTGTGAAAAGTCTGGAACTGCCGCAGGGTGTTCGAGGGCCTATCGTCAACTCCGATTTTGGCGATACCGAAGCCCTGGTGATTGGGATCGAAAGCGATCAGGCTAGTTTCTCGCAGTTGAAGCAATACGCTCAGAAACTCGAAGACAACCTTCGGACGATTCCGGCCGTTTCGAAAATTAAACGGGTTGGCGATCAGCAGGAACAGATTTTGGTTTCGTCGAATTCTGAAAAACTGGCCCAGTATGGCGTTGATATTCAGCAAGTAGTCAAACTGTTGCAGTCGCAGAATTCCATTGGCGCTACGGGGGCGATTGATACCGAAACCCAGAAAGCTCCGCTTTACACCAGTGGCTATTTCACGAAAGAAAATGAGATTGCCAACCAGATTGTTGGAGCGTCGAAATCGGGTGCGCTCGTGCGGCTGGGCGATATTGCCACCATTCAGCGTGATTATGCCGAGCCAACCAGCAAGATTACCGTCAACGGTCACAAATCGGTGATCCTGACCGTGCAGATGCACGAGGGCAACAACATTGTCGATTTTGGGAAGGCTGTCGATAAGAAGATTGCCGAAACGACAAAACTGTTTCCTGCCGATGTGAAACTGACCACCATCGTCAACCAGCCGCAGGTAGTCAATAACAACGTCTCGCACTTCATCGATGAGTTCTTTCTGGCTATTTTCTCGGTGGTCATAGTGGTGGTGCTGCTGTTGCCTTTCCGTATTGCTTCGGTCGCGGCTATGGCCATCCCGGTAACGGTAGCGGTGACCTTTGCGCTCATGCATGCCTTTGGTATCGAGCTGCACCAGGTATCGCTGGCTGCTCTGATCGTGGTGTTGGGGATGGTGGTCGATGATGCGATTGTGATTGCCGACAACTACGTCGAACTGCTGGACGCGGGTGTTGACCGCTGGACGGCTGCCTGGCGAAGTGCGAGCGATCTGGTGGTGCCGGTACTGGCTGCTACTGTAACGATCATTGCTTCGTTTATGCCCATGATTCTGCTGACCGGTTCGGTGGGGGAATTCATCAATGCGCTGCCCTGGACGGTTGCTATTGCTCTGGCTTCGTCGTTCATTGTCGCCATGGTGTTGACGCCATTATTGTGTTATGTGTTCATCAAGAAAGGGTTACACGATCCGAACGCGGAGGCTGGTCCAAAGAAAACCTCCCTGCTCGACCGGATGCAGAATGGCTATAACGCAGCGCTCGACTGGGCCATTCGCCATCCTAAACTAACCATTGGCCTGAGCCTGATTACCATTGTGTTTGCCGGGCTGCTCTATACGGGTGGGGTGCGTCAGAAATTCTTCCCGGCTGCCGAGCGGAATCAGTTTGTGGTCGAACTCTGGATGCCAACCAGTACCAGTCTGGACAAAACCGAAGCGGCTATCCGAAAGGTCGAAAAACTGGTTCGAGAGGATAAGCGCGTGACCTCCTTTGCCACCTTCGTCGGAACCAGCGCCCCGCGTTTCTATTACAATTTTTCGCCGGAAGTGCCCGTCAGCAACTATGCGCAGATTCTGGTCAATACCACCGACGAACATACGACCGAAACCCTATCGGACGAATTGCAGGAAAAAGTTGGATCAATTATCCCGGAAGGACGCCCGCAGATTAAGTTGTTGCAACAGGGCCAGCCACTGAAGGCTCCGGTTGAAGTACGGATCATTGGTGACGACATTAACCGGCTAAAAAGCATTGGGCAGGAAGTTGAAAACATCGTTAAAAAAGCGCCCGGTAGCGCCCTGGTTCGGAATGATTTTCAGGAAGATTACTACGGCATCAGCATCCAGTTGAAAGACGAAGCGAATCGACTTGGGTTCACGACCTCCAGCATTTCGCAGATGATCTACACGGGCTTCAGCGGGGCACCGATCACCACACTCTACGAAGGCAACAACGCCATCGATGTCGTGTTTCGGCTGGATAAGCAAAACCGGGAAACCACCGACGATCTGGGGAATACCTACCTGTCGTCGCCAATTACCGATGGCCGGGTGCCGCTCCGGCAGATTGCCGATCTGGTACCGAAATGGCAGACCGGCCGCATCATGCACCGCAACGGAGTCCGTACCCTGACCGTGCAGAGCGAAACGAGTCATGGCGTACTGCCTGCTGAGTTGCTGAAAACCATCCGCCCAGCCATCGATACGCTTCAACTGCCCGCTGGTTACCGGATCGAATATGGGGGCGAGTTTGCCAACAAACAGGAAACATTCAACCAGATGATTACAGTACTGGTGATTAGCCTGGTCCTGATTTTCTTTATCCTGTTGTTCCAGTTCCGCAACCTGAAAGAAGCTGCCATTGTAATGCTAACCATTCCGCTCAGTTTGTTCGGGGCTTTATTCGGGCTCTACATCACGGGCAACAACTTCGGATTTACGGCCTTTGTCGGATTGGTCAGTCTGTCGGGGATTGTTGTGCGAAACGCCATCATTCTGGTCGACCATACCAACGAACTGATGCACCACGGCATGGATATTCGGACGGCGGCCATTGAGTCGGGCAAACGGCGGTTGCGGCCTATTTTTCTGACGGCATCGGCTGCGGCTATTGGGGTGTTGCCGATGATTCTGTCGGGGTCTCCGATGTGGAGTCCGCTGGCCAGTGTGATTGCCGTGGGTGTGCTCTGGTCAATGGTGATGGCCCTGCTAACGGTACCGGTACTCTACATCTCCTGGATCAGGCCCGCTGATAAAAAAGACATCCTTGCCGTTCAAAATCAACCTGTTAGTCATGAAGTCTAA
- a CDS encoding TolC family protein, with protein MKSKLKLYINLSIVGMLTANQVRAQQPESVSLQRAIDLALQNNRGLAIRKLQVAEKQAKLKEDDVKKYPSVTLNSTYQYNANIGSLVIDQGSFGVLPLSQTTQVPLPNETKTFALGQHHTFNAGLTAYQPITQLGKVKTGLAIDQTDIQMSEQEQRKVALQIRQAVERLYYGMLINQQQQIEARTKLDVAKLKLYDVESALQSGKTIDVSKAGLQANMADEEQNLLKLAIQRDDYETDLKRLTGIKADSLALAGIDLVPAAVPALDSVELSALRNNVDIQLASLNQQKAQLGIKAAQQSYRPDLGVLAGYTYQKGNLIFPVNNPYVGVNLKWNLQDLVANKQVMTQRNLIWQQAQENLLNTQEQVSSDLEKAYRKISQARALIDVAQKAARYRSEELKIQQDRQVAGLNLKTDLLTAQSNLAKAQVDLLSAQLNYQLAILDVKILTGTM; from the coding sequence ATGAAGTCTAAGTTAAAGTTATATATCAACCTCAGCATCGTGGGGATGCTGACGGCAAATCAGGTCCGCGCCCAGCAACCGGAATCGGTTAGCCTGCAACGGGCAATTGATCTGGCCTTACAGAACAACCGGGGACTGGCCATTCGTAAGCTTCAGGTAGCCGAGAAACAGGCGAAACTCAAAGAAGACGACGTAAAGAAATACCCATCGGTAACGCTCAACTCCACGTATCAGTACAACGCCAATATCGGTTCGCTGGTGATTGATCAGGGCTCGTTTGGGGTTCTTCCGCTGAGCCAGACAACACAGGTGCCGCTTCCCAATGAGACCAAAACCTTTGCCTTAGGGCAGCACCATACGTTCAATGCGGGTCTAACCGCCTACCAGCCCATTACCCAGTTGGGTAAGGTGAAAACGGGTCTGGCTATCGACCAGACTGATATTCAGATGTCGGAGCAGGAGCAGCGTAAAGTAGCCCTGCAAATTCGACAGGCTGTTGAGCGACTATATTACGGCATGCTGATCAACCAGCAGCAACAGATTGAAGCCAGAACCAAACTCGATGTGGCGAAACTGAAATTGTACGACGTGGAAAGTGCGTTGCAGTCAGGAAAAACCATCGACGTGAGCAAGGCTGGCCTACAGGCCAACATGGCCGACGAAGAGCAGAACTTGCTTAAACTCGCCATTCAGCGCGACGATTACGAAACCGACCTGAAGCGTCTGACGGGCATTAAAGCCGATTCGCTGGCGTTGGCGGGTATTGATTTAGTGCCAGCTGCTGTACCTGCGCTGGATTCGGTGGAACTGTCGGCCTTGCGAAATAACGTAGACATACAGCTCGCATCGCTGAATCAGCAAAAGGCGCAACTGGGTATCAAGGCGGCTCAGCAAAGCTATCGGCCTGATCTGGGCGTTCTTGCGGGCTACACCTATCAGAAAGGCAACCTGATTTTTCCGGTCAACAACCCCTATGTGGGCGTAAACCTGAAATGGAATTTACAGGATCTGGTAGCCAACAAGCAGGTAATGACTCAGCGTAACCTGATCTGGCAGCAGGCGCAGGAAAACCTACTGAACACGCAGGAACAGGTGAGCAGCGATCTGGAAAAGGCATACCGGAAAATCAGTCAGGCCAGAGCTTTGATCGATGTAGCGCAGAAAGCGGCTCGGTACCGGAGCGAAGAGTTGAAAATTCAGCAGGATCGGCAGGTGGCCGGACTAAACCTTAAAACTGATCTGTTAACCGCTCAGTCGAATCTGGCTAAAGCACAGGTCGATCTGCTGTCCGCTCAGTTGAACTACCAGTTGGCTATTCTGGACGTTAAAATCCTGACGGGGACGATGTAA